From the genome of Lentilactobacillus buchneri, one region includes:
- a CDS encoding CPBP family intramembrane glutamic endopeptidase gives MITQNKPNWVNNPRKWIWMLVGFIIIEKFLENGILVPVLLKLPFGDLTSNILYKGIEVLLVLGLNIWLIKQKLYFSVNVTLKTTLFFLFGIVYISLFISSGPVKLLPPIILWTLLTAISEELLFRGVIFGDLFKRLTQRHLTKRSVAITIGLSSLLFSLQHLSNLANQSLLDTVCQMIETFGMGILLAAIYVRTGSLITTIFAHFLIDFPILYLSQISTGSTSTANMSGNVSVVGSIIVAIVYALVGIVVIRSKLANNKLPAITHTMENPAN, from the coding sequence ATGATAACACAAAATAAACCTAATTGGGTCAACAATCCCAGAAAGTGGATTTGGATGCTAGTGGGATTTATTATTATCGAGAAATTTTTGGAGAATGGCATATTAGTTCCAGTACTCCTAAAACTGCCCTTTGGAGATCTTACCAGCAATATTTTGTACAAAGGGATCGAAGTGTTGCTAGTTTTGGGGTTAAATATCTGGCTAATCAAACAGAAGTTGTATTTCTCCGTTAATGTTACCTTAAAGACAACTCTCTTTTTCCTTTTTGGTATTGTCTACATTAGCCTGTTTATCTCATCAGGACCGGTGAAACTTTTGCCTCCAATTATACTGTGGACGTTGTTGACGGCGATTTCTGAAGAACTGCTCTTTAGGGGAGTGATTTTTGGGGATTTATTCAAACGCCTCACTCAGCGTCATCTGACGAAGCGTAGCGTTGCAATTACGATTGGTTTATCAAGTCTGTTGTTCAGCCTACAGCATTTGAGCAATTTGGCAAATCAGTCATTGCTGGATACAGTTTGTCAGATGATTGAAACTTTTGGGATGGGGATTTTGCTGGCAGCGATTTATGTGAGAACCGGATCATTAATCACGACGATTTTTGCCCATTTTCTAATTGACTTTCCGATTTTGTATTTAAGTCAGATCAGCACTGGTTCTACCTCTACTGCAAATATGTCTGGGAATGTTTCAGTGGTCGGATCGATTATTGTCGCAATCGTTTATGCCCTGGTTGGAATAGTTGTCATCCGATCAAAATTAGCCAATAACAAGTTACCGGCAATTACACATACTATGGAAAATCCAGCAAATTAA
- a CDS encoding ABC transporter substrate-binding protein, producing MKNVKKWLVIGTISLSTLAFAACSNNKSSESQSKPISMPTTYSATGKASKADDDSTLNAAEVVDAPFTGITLAVLQDNVEDSDVYSPGGGDQLFKSNKDFKIVKGGLANLKLDRSNNTATITIRKNAKWSNGSPVIAKDVEYAYEIIGNQNTGAEQYSSDMATIKGMAAYHTGKAKQISGITYPDGQNGKQVVIHYTHLSPAMQYAGNSFLWGTVVPYQHIKNVKISKLSSSPAVRKHPIFVGPYKLQNQVQGESTAWVPNKYYWGPQPKIKHVNIQVVSSSNAAAAFKAKKFDFALGGLPASQYKSVKNIKGYTLAGAPGLSYGYFGFNVGHFDTKTNKNVMDKHSKMGNKNLRKAMLYAVDLDKVNKKLLSGVQWRPNTLIPPIFKKYHDNKAAGFPYDMAKAKKLLKDAGYKKKGKWYVQPNGKKLTIHFGAMQGSAASNEISRYEVQQWRKLGLNVQMTNGRPLEINSFYSILGKPKQKQIDVFVGGWQLTYEPTPTQFYGEDATYNMGHFVTKKNTKLLNSLNSNKAWNQQYRIKQFKKWQVYMNKEAAYAPQSTLLSFTPVNHRLKNFKQAAYNNYLFPTFWDQLELTSKTPK from the coding sequence ATGAAAAATGTTAAGAAGTGGTTGGTGATCGGGACGATTAGTCTGTCGACATTGGCATTCGCAGCCTGTTCGAACAACAAATCATCCGAGTCCCAATCCAAGCCCATTTCCATGCCGACAACTTATAGTGCGACTGGAAAGGCAAGCAAAGCAGACGATGATAGTACGCTGAACGCTGCTGAAGTCGTTGACGCACCGTTTACCGGGATTACACTTGCCGTACTACAGGATAACGTTGAGGATTCTGATGTCTATTCACCAGGTGGTGGCGATCAGTTGTTTAAAAGCAACAAAGATTTTAAGATTGTCAAGGGCGGCCTGGCGAACTTGAAGCTGGACCGATCGAATAACACGGCTACGATTACCATACGGAAAAACGCCAAGTGGTCAAACGGCAGCCCAGTAATTGCCAAGGATGTTGAGTACGCTTATGAAATCATCGGCAATCAAAATACGGGCGCTGAACAGTACTCATCTGACATGGCAACCATTAAAGGCATGGCTGCTTATCACACTGGCAAGGCGAAACAGATTTCAGGGATTACCTATCCTGATGGACAAAACGGCAAGCAAGTGGTGATCCACTACACCCATTTATCCCCTGCGATGCAATACGCCGGCAATTCATTCTTATGGGGGACGGTGGTTCCTTATCAGCACATTAAGAATGTGAAGATTTCCAAGTTATCGTCCTCACCTGCAGTCCGTAAACACCCAATTTTCGTTGGACCTTACAAACTGCAAAACCAGGTTCAAGGTGAGTCGACTGCTTGGGTACCCAATAAATATTATTGGGGACCGCAGCCAAAGATTAAGCACGTCAATATCCAAGTTGTTTCCTCAAGCAATGCTGCAGCGGCGTTTAAGGCGAAAAAGTTCGACTTTGCTTTGGGCGGCCTGCCTGCCAGTCAATATAAATCAGTTAAGAATATCAAAGGCTACACCCTCGCTGGGGCACCTGGTTTAAGTTATGGTTACTTTGGCTTCAACGTTGGCCACTTTGACACCAAGACCAACAAGAATGTCATGGATAAGCACAGCAAAATGGGTAACAAGAACCTGCGAAAGGCCATGCTGTACGCAGTTGACCTGGACAAGGTTAACAAGAAATTATTGAGTGGGGTTCAATGGCGGCCAAATACCTTGATTCCACCAATTTTCAAGAAATATCATGATAATAAAGCAGCCGGGTTCCCATATGATATGGCGAAAGCTAAGAAACTGCTGAAAGACGCCGGTTACAAGAAGAAGGGCAAGTGGTACGTCCAACCCAACGGCAAGAAATTGACCATTCACTTCGGCGCGATGCAGGGGTCCGCTGCCAGCAACGAAATTTCTCGATATGAAGTTCAGCAGTGGCGGAAATTAGGTCTGAACGTTCAAATGACCAACGGCCGACCACTTGAGATTAACAGCTTCTATTCAATCTTGGGCAAGCCAAAGCAAAAGCAGATTGACGTCTTCGTTGGCGGCTGGCAGTTAACTTATGAACCAACGCCAACCCAGTTCTATGGTGAAGATGCCACTTATAACATGGGACACTTTGTGACCAAGAAGAACACCAAGTTACTCAACAGCTTGAATAGTAATAAAGCTTGGAATCAGCAGTATCGGATCAAGCAATTTAAGAAGTGGCAGGTTTATATGAACAAAGAAGCCGCTTATGCGCCTCAAAGCACCTTGCTGAGTTTCACGCCGGTTAACCACCGACTAAAGAACTTTAAGCAGGCGGCCTACAACAACTACCTCTTCCCAACTTTCTGGGATCAATTGGAACTGACTTCGAAGACTCCTAAATAG
- a CDS encoding MerR family transcriptional regulator, whose product MKTATVKTYSITEVSKMYHLPTTTLRYYEDLGLLYDIPRIKGRRAYTQQHLNRLGAICCFKDTGMTLKELQELFAAQDDDADLDKTCDILDNHYQRVLEQLALLKKNERHIKRKVRFYHDIRTAKENHSKMPDWDDYRDRDF is encoded by the coding sequence TTGAAAACCGCAACCGTGAAAACTTATTCGATCACCGAAGTATCTAAAATGTATCACTTGCCAACCACGACCTTGCGTTATTACGAAGACCTGGGCTTACTTTACGACATCCCCCGCATCAAGGGCCGACGGGCTTATACTCAGCAGCACCTCAACCGCCTGGGAGCGATTTGCTGCTTCAAAGATACCGGGATGACACTCAAGGAATTGCAGGAACTGTTTGCCGCCCAAGACGACGATGCGGACTTGGACAAAACCTGTGACATTTTGGATAACCACTATCAACGCGTCCTTGAACAACTGGCGCTTTTGAAAAAAAACGAACGTCACATCAAGCGCAAGGTCAGATTTTATCATGACATTCGAACCGCCAAGGAGAACCATTCAAAGATGCCGGATTGGGATGACTATCGGGATCGGGACTTTTAA